A stretch of Primulina tabacum isolate GXHZ01 chromosome 13, ASM2559414v2, whole genome shotgun sequence DNA encodes these proteins:
- the LOC142522659 gene encoding uncharacterized protein LOC142522659, with the protein MDFQYDKQETRTSDDVFEDEDDLLFVELRRQVLQLTADDDDEDRLYEKKHSRSRNRSPNSSSCSVTQSGCYYNWVVNKEDYVAPAWMLKLWRNGNNGTGVFIPQVSQTRKKNRLRRKYERERTWKRVDY; encoded by the exons ATGGATTTTCAGTATGATAAGCAAGAGACGCGGACAAGCGATGATGTGTTcgaagatgaagatgatcttCTCTTTGTTGAACTTAGGAGACAAGTCTTGCAGTTGACAgcagatgatgatgatgaagataGACTATATGAGAAAAAGCATTCGAGAAGCCGGAATCGGAGCCCGAACAGCAGCTCGTGCAGTGTTACACAAAGTGGTTGCTATTACAATTGGGTAGTGAACAAGGAGGATTATGTAGCACCTGCATGGATGTTGAAGTTGTggagaaatggaaataatgggACTGGTGTATTTATACCACAGGTTTCTCAGACTAGGAAGAAAAATAGGCTAA GGAGGAAGTACGAAAGAGAAAGAACGTGGAAACGAGTCGATTATTAG
- the LOC142522658 gene encoding uncharacterized protein LOC142522658 has protein sequence MSNSRSSSTSSSSYDSAVGAPQPNVVGSHSMSQGIFTAVSRHWHDVFWLLIFMAHLVVIGFALAVLGLNRFKKQDRLNIDKYTMGFLENKDGLTEDYWPLYAVAGGVGALLGWTWLLLLGSRANQMMKFSVHILTTYLAVISVLCFWVKQYFWGTAFAGGAALQFLYVISVIDRLPFTMLVLQRAVNMVWNLPEVSRLTCIFMLIMLFWLSLWSFGAAGVVALSMGDSGRWWLLLVLSISLFWTGAVLCNVVHVIVSGMVFLVLSHGGREATSMPSKPLINSLRYAVTTSFGSICYGSLFTAAIRTLRWEIRGLRSKIGNNECLLCCVDFLFHLVEFLVRWFNKYAYVQIAVHGKSFNHSAKDAWELFQSTGVEALVAYDCSGAVLLMGTILGGLIAGTCAAVWTKIKHPERVLMVGSTAMLMGMILVGLAMVVVESAVTSIYICFAEDPLLINRWDATFFNQMSERLHQRLQHRSARAREVLSHRIDDQMPEMVHV, from the exons ATGAGCAACTCTAGATCTTCGTCAACCTCTTCTTCCTCCTACGACTCCGCCGTGGGTGCCCCACAACCG AATGTTGTGGGGAGCCATTCAATGTCTCAGGGGATCTTTACAGCAGTGTCTCGCCATTGGCATGATGTGTTCTGGTTGCTTATATTTATGGCGCATTTGGTGGTTATCGGTTTCGCACTTGCGGTTTTGGGGCTTAACAGGTTCAAGAAACAGGATAGGCTAAATATTGACAAGTACACAATGGGATTTCTTGAGAACAAGGACGGTTTAACAGAAGATTACTGGCCATTGTATGCTGTTGCTGGTGGAGTAGGGGCGCTATTGGGATGGACTTGGTTGCTATTGCTTGGTTCTAGAGCAAATCAAATGATGAAGTTCTCTGTGCACATTTTGACAACGTATCTTGCTGTCATCAGTGTGCTTTGTTTTTGGGTTAAACAGTATTTTTGGGGCACTGCATTTGCCGGAGGTGCTGCATTGCAATTCTTGTATGTGATATCAGTCATTGATAG ACTTCCATTTACCATGCTGGTGCTACAACGAGCAGTGAATATGGTTTGGAACCTTCCCGAGGTCTCTAGATTAACATGCATATTTATGCTCATAATGCTTTTCTGGCTCTCTCTGTGGTCCTTCGGTGCTGCTGGGGTTGTTGCCTTGAGCATGGGTGATAGTGGACGCTGGTGGCTTCTTTTG GTGTTATCTATTAGCTTGTTTTGGACTGGCGCAGTTCTTTGCAATGTTGTCCACGTCATAGTTTCAGGAATGGTGTTTCTTGTCCTTAGTCATGGCGGTCGAGAAGCAACATCAATGCCTTCTAAACCATTGATCAATTCTTTGCGATATGCTGTCACTACATCTTTTGGCAGCATATGCTATGGATCTCTGTTTACGGCCGCTATACGAACTTTACGATGGGAG ATTAGAGGATTGAGGTCAAAGATTGGAAACAACGAGTGTTTGCTCTGCTGTGTTGATTTTCTGTTTCATCTAGTAGAGTTTTTAGTTCGTTGGTTCAACAAATATGCTTATGTACAG ATTGCTGTGCATGGAAAAAGCTTTAATCATTCAGCAAAAGATGCTTGGGAGTTATTTCAATCAACAGGGGTTGAAGCACTTGTAGCATATGACTGTTCAGGCGCTGTTCTATTGATGGGAACAATCTTGGGTGGACTTATCGCTGGAACGTGTGCAGCAGTTTGGACTAAGATTAAACATCCCGAGCGAGTATTAATGGTAGGCTCTACTGCCATGTTAATGGGAATGATCTTG GTTGGGTTGGCTATGGTGGTTGTGGAAAGTGCAGTGACGTCGATTTACATCTGTTTTGCAGAAGACCCTTTGCTAATAAACAGGTGGGATGCTACATTCTTCAACCAGATGTCGGAAAGACTACACCAGCGCCTGCAGCACAGAAGTGCTCGAGCGAGAGAAGTATTAAGTCATAGAATAGATGATCAAATGCCAGAAATGGTTCATGTTTGA